From Agromyces sp. SYSU T00194, a single genomic window includes:
- a CDS encoding hydantoinase B/oxoprolinase family protein: MTATSEIAPSPATVEVVQHAFMSGAEQMRRNLYRSAYSPIIYEAKDCSVGIYDADGYLLGQAPGLPFFLGSLSGAIRAVIDIKGKDSFTEGDVWIVNDSVVCGSHLNDVTVFVPIFVDGVLRGFSGAKAHWSDVGAKEAGYVSDSVDIFQEGIRIGPTRLWHAGVLDQQILDLLALNSRFPDALVGDLLAEVAACRTGEERFHAIVSRYGWPTVDAAIQTYFAHAEADDRRSVSEIPDGTYRASGFLDGDGISEDVPVHVQVTVTIEGDRMTVDLTGSSTQSRGSINSGRVQTESALQQAFKFLVNPTSPASGGAFRNLDVVIPAGSCFDPPAEAAHLHYGPHLMLAMDLVVKALSDAVPDRAAAGHVGDSWNVTFTNALGSPVFMSGESLAGGWGAWEGSDGEDALIHSAAGDFKNTPVETIEQRYPIRIHRHAFREGSGGAGRFSGGEGIERVYEVLEDARLSLWFERSKTPSWGLMGGSDGLGPDIYVTRPNEERTRRLKTNALEVPAGTVLEVFTGGGGGWGDPADA, translated from the coding sequence ATGACCGCAACGTCAGAGATTGCACCGAGCCCGGCGACCGTGGAGGTCGTGCAGCACGCCTTCATGTCGGGCGCCGAGCAGATGCGACGCAACCTCTACCGCTCGGCCTACAGCCCGATCATCTACGAGGCCAAGGACTGCTCGGTCGGCATCTACGACGCCGACGGTTACCTGCTCGGCCAGGCACCGGGCCTGCCGTTCTTCCTCGGCAGCCTCTCCGGGGCGATCCGCGCCGTCATCGACATCAAGGGGAAGGACTCGTTCACCGAGGGCGATGTCTGGATCGTCAACGACTCCGTCGTCTGCGGCAGCCACCTGAACGACGTCACGGTGTTCGTGCCGATCTTCGTCGACGGCGTCCTCCGCGGCTTCAGCGGTGCCAAGGCGCACTGGAGCGACGTCGGTGCGAAGGAGGCGGGCTACGTCTCCGACTCGGTCGACATCTTCCAGGAGGGCATCCGCATCGGGCCGACCCGCCTCTGGCACGCGGGGGTGCTCGACCAGCAGATCCTCGACCTGCTCGCCCTCAACTCGCGGTTCCCGGACGCGCTCGTCGGCGACCTGCTCGCCGAGGTCGCCGCCTGCCGCACGGGGGAGGAGCGGTTCCACGCGATCGTCTCCCGCTACGGCTGGCCGACCGTCGACGCCGCGATCCAGACCTACTTCGCGCACGCCGAGGCCGACGACCGGCGTTCCGTCTCCGAGATCCCCGACGGCACCTACCGGGCGTCGGGATTCCTCGACGGCGACGGCATCAGCGAGGACGTGCCCGTGCACGTCCAGGTGACGGTGACCATCGAGGGCGACCGGATGACGGTCGACCTGACCGGGTCGAGCACGCAGTCGCGCGGCAGCATCAACTCCGGCCGAGTGCAGACCGAGTCCGCGCTGCAGCAGGCGTTCAAGTTCCTGGTCAACCCGACGAGCCCGGCATCCGGCGGCGCGTTCCGGAACCTCGACGTCGTGATCCCCGCGGGGAGCTGCTTCGATCCGCCCGCCGAGGCCGCGCACCTGCACTACGGACCGCACCTGATGCTCGCGATGGACCTCGTCGTGAAGGCACTCTCCGACGCCGTGCCGGATCGCGCGGCCGCCGGGCACGTCGGCGACTCGTGGAACGTCACGTTCACGAACGCCCTCGGTTCGCCGGTCTTCATGTCGGGCGAGTCCCTGGCCGGCGGCTGGGGCGCATGGGAGGGCAGCGACGGCGAGGACGCCCTGATCCACTCCGCGGCGGGCGACTTCAAGAACACGCCGGTCGAGACGATCGAGCAGCGGTATCCGATCCGGATCCATCGCCACGCGTTCCGGGAGGGGTCCGGCGGTGCGGGCCGCTTCAGCGGCGGTGAAGGCATCGAGCGCGTGTACGAGGTGCTCGAGGACGCGCGGCTGTCCCTCTGGTTCGAACGGTCGAAGACGCCGTCCTGGGGCCTCATGGGCGGTTCCGACGGCCTCGGGCCGGACATCTACGTCACCCGGCCGAACGAGGAGCGTACGCGCCGGCTCAAGACGAACGCACTCGAGGTCCCAGCAGGAACGGTCCTCGAGGTGTTCACCGGCGGCGGCGGCGGCTGGGGCGACCCGGCCGACGCATGA
- a CDS encoding ABC transporter ATP-binding protein — protein sequence MSIRDLRIESVGGRPIVQGLDLEIPAGRRIGVVGESGSGKSMTAGAIVGLLPEGVGVVGGEIELDGRSVLDLTEHEMRSVRGRRVSIVYQNALSSLNPVVNVGTQIADVARAHLPIGKHEARRRAVRLMSELGIPDADRRALDYPHQFSGGMAQRIAIAMALVCEPDLVIADEPTTGLDATIQVQVLATIAREVGERGSALLLISHDLAAIASMAEEVVVLYAGMVLEHGSAEQIMRDPVSPYTAGLVASADPEADRISFIPGRIPDPGEIPEDSCPFAARCPLATELCRTERPALRVGSDGRRVACHNVEVP from the coding sequence GTGTCCATACGCGACCTGCGCATCGAGTCGGTCGGCGGGCGCCCGATCGTCCAGGGCCTCGACCTGGAGATCCCGGCCGGTCGTCGCATCGGCGTCGTGGGCGAGTCCGGTTCCGGCAAGTCGATGACCGCTGGGGCGATCGTGGGGCTGCTGCCGGAGGGGGTCGGCGTGGTCGGCGGCGAGATCGAGCTCGACGGGCGGTCCGTACTCGACCTGACCGAGCACGAGATGCGCTCCGTGCGCGGCAGGCGCGTCTCGATCGTCTACCAGAACGCCCTCAGCTCCCTGAACCCCGTCGTCAACGTCGGCACCCAGATCGCCGACGTCGCGCGCGCGCACCTCCCGATCGGCAAGCACGAGGCGAGGCGCCGCGCAGTGCGCCTGATGTCGGAGCTCGGCATCCCCGATGCCGACCGGCGTGCGCTCGACTACCCCCATCAGTTCTCGGGCGGGATGGCACAGCGGATCGCGATCGCGATGGCGCTCGTGTGCGAGCCCGACCTCGTCATCGCCGACGAACCGACCACCGGCCTCGACGCGACGATCCAGGTGCAGGTGCTGGCGACCATCGCGCGCGAGGTCGGCGAGCGGGGGAGCGCGCTGCTGCTCATCTCCCACGACCTCGCCGCCATCGCGTCGATGGCGGAGGAGGTGGTGGTGCTGTACGCGGGCATGGTGCTCGAGCACGGGTCCGCCGAGCAGATCATGCGGGATCCGGTCAGCCCGTACACCGCGGGGCTCGTGGCGTCGGCCGACCCGGAGGCCGATCGCATCAGCTTCATCCCGGGGCGGATCCCGGACCCGGGGGAGATCCCGGAGGACAGCTGCCCGTTCGCCGCGCGCTGTCCACTCGCGACGGAGCTCTGCCGGACCGAACGCCCCGCCCTGCGGGTCGGGTCCGACGGTCGTCGGGTCGCATGCCACAACGTGGAGGTACCATGA
- a CDS encoding ABC transporter permease, protein MTIIPGSAMRQSAVIGGGVYVLRRLATSVIALLGVTLIVFLLSHNVGDPVYLLAGQNASDEQREALREQLGYNRPLVVQYLDYLGGLLQGDLGTSTFSRQPVSEALAAVFPATLELALAALLLTVLLALPLGVWAALHPATWIDRLITGFVRFGVAMPTFWLGILLIYVFTYTLGIAPAPTGELDIGMSSPPHVTGMTVVDAAIAGDWAVFANAIAHLVLPSIALAFGAFPALLALTRDVVGRVLRSDHFRTARAMGLPPQVAYARYAVKSSAAPIAQQVAMTFGYLLGGTVLVEIVFAWPGVGQYAVLSMQRLDFAPVIGVALLTSALYLLLYFIADLVSLAIDPRIRRGS, encoded by the coding sequence ATGACGATCATCCCGGGCAGCGCGATGCGCCAGAGCGCCGTGATCGGCGGGGGCGTGTACGTCCTCCGCAGGCTCGCGACGTCGGTGATCGCGCTGCTCGGGGTGACACTCATCGTCTTCCTGCTCAGCCACAACGTCGGCGACCCGGTCTACCTGCTCGCCGGCCAGAACGCCTCGGACGAGCAGCGCGAGGCGCTGCGCGAGCAGCTGGGCTACAACCGTCCGCTGGTCGTGCAATACCTCGACTACCTCGGCGGGCTCCTGCAGGGCGACCTCGGCACCTCGACCTTCTCCCGACAGCCCGTCTCCGAGGCGCTCGCCGCGGTGTTCCCGGCCACGCTGGAGCTGGCGCTCGCCGCCCTGCTCCTGACCGTGCTCCTCGCCCTGCCCCTCGGCGTCTGGGCCGCGCTGCACCCCGCGACCTGGATCGACCGCTTGATCACCGGGTTCGTGCGGTTCGGCGTCGCGATGCCGACCTTCTGGCTCGGCATCCTGCTGATCTACGTCTTCACCTACACGCTCGGCATCGCGCCGGCACCGACCGGGGAGCTGGACATCGGCATGAGCTCCCCGCCGCATGTCACGGGTATGACGGTCGTCGATGCGGCCATCGCCGGCGACTGGGCGGTGTTCGCCAACGCGATCGCCCACCTCGTGCTCCCGTCGATCGCGCTCGCCTTCGGCGCGTTCCCCGCCCTGCTCGCGCTCACGCGCGACGTCGTCGGCCGGGTGCTGCGGAGCGACCACTTCCGCACCGCCCGCGCGATGGGCCTGCCGCCGCAGGTGGCATACGCGCGGTACGCCGTCAAGTCGTCGGCCGCCCCGATCGCGCAACAGGTCGCCATGACCTTCGGCTACCTCCTGGGCGGCACCGTACTCGTCGAGATCGTGTTCGCGTGGCCCGGGGTCGGCCAATACGCGGTGCTCTCCATGCAGCGCCTCGACTTCGCGCCGGTGATCGGCGTGGCCCTCCTGACCAGTGCCCTGTACCTGCTCCTGTACTTCATCGCCGACCTCGTGTCGCTCGCGATCGACCCGAGGATCCGCCGTGGCAGTTGA
- a CDS encoding ABC transporter ATP-binding protein has translation MTEPLLRVRNVRKEFRVRGTVGRRTIRPVDDVSFDIPHGRTVALVGESGSGKSTLARLIMGLHRPDAGAIELAGAPLSGLSARRSRARRHELQMVFQNPLLSFDPMRTIGWSIGEVLRLDPERPADRDRRVAELLTSVGLSSAFAGLRPRGVSGGELQRAAIARAIASAPKLLVLDEPTSALDVSIQGQVLALLERMQEERGMTYLMATHDLKVVRLTSHEVIVLFRGRIVERATTSALFAAPRHPYTRRLFRAELAGEAAEETTVGAECPVVGGDCPEPHHEVVLSADHVVRCWRHDEMKAAA, from the coding sequence ATGACCGAGCCACTGCTGCGCGTCCGCAACGTGCGCAAGGAGTTCCGCGTCCGGGGAACCGTCGGTCGACGCACCATCCGTCCCGTCGACGACGTCTCGTTCGACATCCCGCACGGCCGGACCGTCGCGCTGGTCGGGGAGTCCGGGTCCGGCAAGTCCACCCTCGCGCGCCTGATCATGGGGCTGCACCGACCGGATGCGGGTGCGATCGAGCTCGCCGGCGCACCGCTGTCGGGGCTGTCCGCCCGCCGGTCGCGCGCCCGCCGGCACGAGTTGCAGATGGTCTTCCAGAATCCCCTGCTCTCGTTCGACCCGATGCGGACGATCGGATGGTCGATCGGGGAGGTGCTCCGTCTCGATCCGGAACGCCCGGCGGACCGTGATCGCCGCGTCGCCGAGCTGCTGACCTCGGTCGGACTATCGTCCGCGTTCGCGGGCCTACGGCCGCGCGGGGTCAGCGGCGGCGAACTGCAGCGTGCGGCGATCGCCCGCGCGATCGCCAGCGCTCCGAAGCTGCTCGTGCTCGACGAGCCGACCTCCGCCCTGGACGTCTCGATCCAAGGACAGGTGCTCGCGCTGCTCGAGCGCATGCAGGAGGAGCGTGGGATGACCTACCTGATGGCCACGCACGACCTGAAGGTGGTGCGGCTGACCAGCCACGAGGTGATCGTGCTCTTCCGGGGCCGCATCGTCGAGCGGGCGACGACGAGCGCGTTGTTCGCCGCCCCGAGGCATCCGTACACCCGGCGGCTGTTCCGAGCCGAGCTCGCCGGCGAGGCCGCGGAGGAGACGACCGTCGGCGCGGAGTGCCCGGTCGTCGGCGGGGACTGCCCGGAACCGCACCACGAAGTGGTGCTCTCCGCCGACCACGTGGTCCGATGCTGGCGCCACGACGAGATGAAGGCTGCCGCATGA
- a CDS encoding hydantoinase/oxoprolinase family protein, with protein sequence MTEGNGMGYRIAIDIGGTFTDLVAEDAHGALTTTKVLSTPPNLVEGVVAALRESRVPLDAIEVFVHGTTQGLNALLERRGADVALVTTAGFRDTYLLGRGHRPDMYNLHYRKPAPLLGRDATFEVTERLAGDGAVLVPVDEASVREVAGRIRAAGHTAVAVCLLHSYVNPAHEHRVREILEEELRGVSVVTSADVAPEWREYERTSTTVMSAYITPIMRAYLAALEAALEEAGLKVPVYINESNGGVMIARLASDHAIGTLMSGPVGGVTGTAALADLLGMPDLISADVGGTSFDVSIVREGKPSLRSEYELQELPVLAPSAEVHTIGAGGGSLISVDDLGRLRVGPESAGAMPGPAAYGRGGTQPAVTDAHVVLGHIPLAQRLGGSLSLDGAAAEQAVGAVAAELGLSAVELAQQSLQIVDFRMAEAIRELTVERGLDPRAFALVFFGGAGGLHATSVADELEIDRIVIPALPGSFSAAGMLKGGIRHDFVRSFFRDQDAAAAEIDEVLDLLGERAGHMLAQEGISDDDAYLEFYADVRYVGQEYSLTIPVERGQDFGELIDHFQDVYHGRYGHSSPGSGIELVAVRASTGMAFESRGATVTEAREGAAVGEQIVHFGDVPQSTPVYLREDVVEVEGPALVLETTSTTVVPPHWRAVSLPAGHLLLERKDA encoded by the coding sequence CGACGCCGCCGAACCTCGTCGAGGGCGTCGTCGCCGCACTGCGCGAGTCGCGCGTGCCGCTCGACGCGATCGAGGTGTTCGTGCACGGCACGACGCAGGGGCTCAACGCACTGCTCGAGCGCCGGGGTGCGGATGTCGCCCTGGTGACGACCGCGGGCTTCCGCGACACCTACCTCCTCGGACGCGGCCACCGCCCCGACATGTACAACCTCCACTACCGCAAGCCCGCACCGCTGCTGGGCCGGGACGCCACGTTCGAGGTGACCGAGCGACTGGCCGGCGACGGGGCGGTGCTCGTGCCCGTCGACGAGGCGAGCGTGCGCGAGGTCGCGGGGCGCATCCGCGCCGCCGGGCACACCGCGGTAGCGGTCTGCCTCCTGCACAGCTACGTCAACCCCGCGCACGAGCACCGGGTCCGGGAGATCCTCGAGGAGGAGCTCCGCGGCGTCTCGGTCGTGACCAGCGCGGATGTCGCCCCCGAATGGCGCGAGTACGAGCGCACCTCGACCACCGTGATGTCGGCGTACATCACGCCCATCATGCGGGCGTACCTCGCGGCGCTCGAGGCCGCGCTCGAGGAGGCCGGTTTGAAGGTCCCGGTCTACATCAACGAGTCGAACGGCGGGGTGATGATCGCCCGGTTGGCCTCGGACCACGCCATCGGAACCCTCATGTCCGGTCCCGTCGGCGGTGTCACGGGCACCGCCGCGCTCGCCGACCTGCTCGGCATGCCCGACCTCATCTCCGCCGATGTCGGCGGCACCTCGTTCGACGTCTCGATCGTGCGCGAGGGCAAGCCGTCGCTGCGCAGCGAATACGAGCTGCAGGAGCTGCCGGTGCTCGCTCCCTCAGCCGAGGTCCACACCATCGGCGCCGGCGGCGGGAGCCTGATCTCGGTCGACGACCTCGGACGGCTGCGCGTCGGCCCCGAGTCGGCAGGCGCCATGCCCGGGCCCGCCGCGTACGGGCGGGGCGGCACCCAGCCGGCCGTCACCGACGCCCACGTCGTGCTCGGTCACATTCCGCTCGCACAGCGGCTGGGCGGCAGCCTCAGCCTGGACGGCGCCGCGGCCGAGCAGGCCGTGGGGGCCGTCGCCGCCGAGCTCGGCCTCTCCGCCGTCGAGCTGGCGCAGCAGTCGCTGCAGATCGTCGACTTCCGCATGGCCGAGGCGATCCGGGAGCTCACCGTGGAGCGCGGGCTCGACCCCCGCGCCTTCGCGCTGGTGTTCTTCGGCGGGGCCGGCGGGCTCCACGCGACCTCGGTCGCCGACGAGCTGGAGATCGATCGCATCGTGATCCCGGCGCTGCCGGGCTCGTTCTCCGCAGCGGGCATGCTCAAGGGCGGCATCCGGCACGACTTCGTGCGCTCCTTCTTCCGCGACCAGGACGCTGCGGCGGCCGAGATCGACGAGGTGCTCGACCTCCTCGGCGAGCGCGCCGGCCACATGCTCGCGCAGGAGGGCATCTCCGACGACGACGCCTACCTCGAGTTCTACGCCGACGTCCGCTACGTCGGCCAGGAGTACTCGCTGACCATCCCGGTCGAGCGCGGCCAGGACTTCGGGGAGCTCATCGACCACTTCCAGGACGTCTACCACGGCCGGTACGGGCACTCGAGTCCGGGCTCGGGCATCGAACTCGTGGCCGTCCGCGCCTCGACGGGTATGGCCTTCGAGTCCCGCGGCGCGACGGTGACCGAGGCCCGCGAGGGGGCTGCCGTCGGCGAGCAGATCGTCCACTTCGGCGACGTGCCCCAGTCGACCCCGGTGTACCTGCGGGAGGACGTGGTCGAGGTCGAGGGACCCGCGCTGGTCCTCGAGACCACCTCGACCACGGTCGTCCCTCCGCACTGGCGGGCCGTCAGCCTGCCCGCCGGCCACCTGCTCCTCGAGAGGAAAGACGCATGA
- a CDS encoding ABC transporter substrate-binding protein, producing the protein MKSLFRSSGLGARRATAAIGLAVTAGLALAACSAGGTTDASDSSDDRQLVIGIAGDPATFDPGTASEAIANEIIKNTYFQWQKYPVAEGDGYGISETSETVAEAASYEMSEDGLTATFTVTEGATFPSGNPITSDDFIYTIERALGMGTGPVFIFNTAGITDASQLEKIDDTQFVVTLPSPSPMFGQLLRDQDASVLDSVAIAEHATEDDPWAADWMAQNSLGGGAYTLENYEAGNQVVLQKNEDYPYADDVYFETVVMQIIPSETDRAQLLANGTLDIAEGLSADAIAGLEGTDGVTIVDVPSRAQNYIGLVQGFEPFGDVRVREALSHAIPYDAIADEVGLGYAQTPQGLWPQNSASFDADADNGVTTEDLELAADLLDDAGYADGFEFTLDVSTADTIGQALAVPVQSALAEIGVTMNINQLAPAAFSERSFAQEGDAFMVTGSSSYVDDPYYSVFLFFTSDAVLNRYGYVSDEMDALAEQLAVELDPDARQQLSTEVQKVLNADVPILSLGEPSYLVAMRDDISGFVLEPDSLMRFEPLTRD; encoded by the coding sequence ATGAAATCCCTGTTCCGCAGCAGCGGCCTCGGCGCTCGCCGTGCGACCGCCGCCATCGGCCTCGCGGTCACCGCGGGCCTCGCGCTCGCCGCGTGCTCCGCCGGCGGCACCACCGACGCGTCCGACTCCAGCGACGACCGACAGCTCGTGATCGGCATCGCGGGTGACCCGGCGACGTTCGACCCGGGCACGGCGAGCGAGGCGATCGCCAACGAGATCATCAAGAACACCTACTTCCAGTGGCAGAAGTACCCCGTCGCCGAGGGCGACGGGTACGGAATCAGCGAGACGTCGGAGACGGTCGCGGAGGCCGCGAGCTACGAGATGTCCGAGGACGGCCTCACCGCCACCTTCACGGTGACCGAGGGGGCGACGTTCCCGAGCGGCAACCCGATCACCAGCGACGACTTCATCTACACGATCGAGCGCGCGCTCGGGATGGGCACGGGTCCGGTCTTCATCTTCAACACGGCCGGCATCACTGACGCGTCGCAGCTGGAGAAGATCGACGACACGCAGTTCGTCGTGACGCTCCCGTCGCCCAGCCCGATGTTCGGCCAGCTCCTGCGCGACCAGGACGCCTCGGTGCTCGATTCGGTCGCGATCGCCGAGCACGCCACCGAGGACGACCCCTGGGCGGCTGACTGGATGGCGCAGAACAGCCTGGGCGGCGGCGCCTACACCCTCGAGAACTACGAGGCCGGCAACCAGGTCGTGCTCCAGAAGAACGAGGACTACCCGTACGCCGACGACGTCTACTTCGAGACCGTCGTGATGCAGATCATCCCGAGCGAGACCGACCGCGCGCAGCTGCTCGCCAACGGCACGCTCGACATCGCGGAGGGGTTGTCCGCCGACGCGATCGCGGGGCTCGAGGGCACCGACGGCGTGACCATCGTCGACGTGCCGTCCAGGGCGCAGAACTACATCGGCCTGGTGCAGGGCTTCGAGCCGTTCGGTGACGTCCGGGTGCGCGAAGCGCTCTCGCACGCCATCCCGTACGACGCGATTGCCGACGAGGTCGGCCTCGGGTACGCCCAGACCCCGCAGGGCCTGTGGCCGCAGAACTCGGCGAGCTTCGACGCGGACGCCGACAACGGCGTCACGACGGAGGACCTCGAGCTGGCCGCGGACCTCCTCGACGACGCAGGCTACGCCGATGGGTTCGAGTTCACGCTGGATGTGTCGACCGCGGACACGATCGGCCAGGCGCTGGCCGTGCCCGTGCAGAGCGCGCTCGCCGAGATCGGCGTCACCATGAACATCAACCAGCTGGCGCCGGCCGCGTTCTCAGAGCGCAGCTTCGCCCAGGAAGGCGACGCATTCATGGTCACGGGGTCGTCGAGCTACGTCGACGACCCGTACTACTCGGTGTTCCTCTTCTTCACGTCCGACGCCGTGCTGAACCGCTACGGGTACGTCAGCGACGAGATGGACGCGCTCGCCGAGCAGCTGGCCGTCGAGCTCGACCCGGACGCCCGCCAGCAGCTCTCGACCGAGGTCCAGAAGGTGCTGAACGCGGACGTGCCGATCCTGAGCCTGGGCGAGCCCAGCTACCTCGTGGCCATGCGCGACGACATCTCCGGGTTCGTGCTCGAGCCCGACAGTCTGATGCGGTTCGAGCCGCTCACCCGCGACTGA
- a CDS encoding ABC transporter permease, translated as MAVDTPKPPSVERPRTSIGRAFHSQVLLSGATATFAVLVLLAAFAPLITPYDPVQADLSATNQPPSSAHWFGTDTQGMDVFTRVLYAARTDLLLSVSGIVVALLLGLVLGSVAAYFGGWVDEVLSRIAEMFQAIPLFLFALMVIAALGNGGLVLAGIIAVFYTPAFFKVARSVAAPLLQADFVAVARTAGRTGFGVIVQHIAPNSVGPLLSQFSINTGFAIQVIAGLSFLGLGVPIPEPEWGAMIAIGAPRIAYGQWWMAFFPGLAVFVTVIALDGIGRRISDWGTR; from the coding sequence GTGGCAGTTGACACCCCGAAGCCGCCCTCCGTGGAGCGGCCGCGCACGAGTATCGGCCGTGCGTTCCACAGCCAGGTCCTGCTGAGCGGCGCCACCGCCACCTTCGCCGTGCTGGTGCTGCTCGCCGCGTTCGCGCCGCTGATCACCCCCTACGACCCCGTGCAGGCCGACCTGTCGGCGACCAACCAGCCGCCGTCGTCGGCGCACTGGTTCGGCACCGACACCCAGGGCATGGACGTGTTCACGCGGGTGCTTTACGCGGCGCGCACCGACCTGCTGCTCTCGGTCTCCGGCATCGTGGTCGCGCTCCTGCTCGGCCTCGTGCTGGGGAGCGTCGCGGCCTACTTCGGCGGGTGGGTGGACGAGGTGCTCTCCCGCATCGCCGAGATGTTCCAGGCCATCCCGCTGTTCCTCTTCGCGCTCATGGTGATCGCCGCCCTCGGCAACGGCGGTCTCGTGCTGGCAGGCATCATCGCTGTCTTCTACACGCCGGCGTTCTTCAAGGTCGCGCGCTCGGTGGCGGCGCCCCTGCTGCAGGCGGACTTCGTGGCTGTCGCGCGCACGGCCGGCCGAACCGGCTTCGGGGTGATCGTCCAGCACATCGCCCCCAATTCGGTCGGGCCGCTCCTGTCGCAGTTCTCGATCAACACGGGGTTCGCGATCCAGGTCATCGCCGGCCTCAGCTTCCTCGGCCTCGGGGTCCCGATCCCGGAGCCCGAGTGGGGCGCGATGATCGCGATCGGCGCGCCCCGCATCGCCTACGGCCAGTGGTGGATGGCGTTCTTCCCCGGCCTGGCGGTCTTCGTCACCGTGATCGCACTGGACGGCATCGGCCGTCGCATCTCCGATTGGGGGACCCGATGA